A single region of the Lycium barbarum isolate Lr01 chromosome 2, ASM1917538v2, whole genome shotgun sequence genome encodes:
- the LOC132629026 gene encoding pectin acetylesterase 8-like, protein FASFFFSFGRSVSSRWHQWLFLVICSLIQVKAEVLQPTVEKTLVKDAVSKGAVCLDGSPAAYHYDKGFGDGVNNWVVFLEGGGWCGSVEDCGLRFGNFMGSSNHMNNTRVFSGLLDYNKTNNPDFYNWHRIMIKYCDGSSFTGDVESVDKATNQHYRGARIFQTIMEELLAKGMKNAKNAILSGNSAGGLAAMIHCDRFRSLLPSTPRVKCLSDGGYFLLDNDGKRGKVLESTFAAVVNLHNSAKMLPSSCTSRMDPTLCFFPQNLQQYIKTPLFIINSAYDSYQIIFTVIPSAQRDDFKENCMPDFNNCSSDQQKTLRDFGAEFVSALPNSYNPSQRGMFVNSCFIHLQISYSTSWTSPLLMVNNKTVAKAFGDWFFERDLRREPVKLQDLPQICRPPPQPAHGQREDPQKRL, encoded by the exons tttgcttctttttttttttcctttggcaGAAGTGTATCATCAAGATGGCATCAGTGGTTATTCCTAGTGATTTGTTCATTGATACAAGTAAAAGCTGAGGTTTTGCAACCAACAGTTGAGAAAACGCTTGTTAAAGACGCCGTCTCAAAAGGAGCTG TTTGTTTAGACGGAAGTCCAGCAGCATATCATTATGACAAAGGGTTTGGAGATGGAGTCAATAATTGGGTAGTTTTTCTTGAG GGGGGAGGATGGTGTGGAAGTGTAGAAGATTGTGGACTCCGTTTTGGCAACTTCATGGGTTCATCTAACCATATGAATAACACCCGTGTTTTTAGCGGCTTGCTAGATTACAACAAGACCAATAATCCAG ACTTCTACAATTGGCACAGAATTATGATCAAATATTGCGATGGATCTTCATTCACAGGAGACGTTGAATCAGTCGATAAA GCTACCAATCAACATTATAGAGGTGCAAGGATTTTTCAAACAATTATGGAGGAGCTACTAGCAAAAGGAATGAAGAATGCAAAAAAT GCTATTCTTTCAGGCAATTCAGCTGGTGGATTGGCTGCTATGATTCATTGTGATCGTTTTCGATCTCTGTTACCTAGCACGCCTAGAGTGAAATGCCTCTCGGATGGTGGCTATTTTTTACTTGA CAATGATGGCAAGAGAGGGAAAGTATTGGAATCAACCTTTGCTGCAGTGGTTAACTTGCAT AATTCAGCAAAAATGTTGCCTTCATCATGTACTTCAAGAATGGATCCAACATTG TGTTTTTTCCCACAAAATTTACAACAATATATCAAGACACCACTTTTCATAATCAATTCTGCTTATGATTCATACCAG ATAATATTTACCGTTATACCCTCCGCACAGAGAGATGACTTTAAGGAAAATTGTATGCCAGATTTCAATAATTGCTCTTCCGATCAGCAAAAGACGCTACGAG ATTTTGGGGCAGAATTTGTAAGTGCATTACCAAACTCATACAACCCTTCACAAAGAGGAATGTTCGTCAACTCTTGCTTCATACATCTACAAATTTCCTACAGTACCAGCTGGACTAGTCCTTTACTCATGGTGAACAATAAG ACAGTTGCAAAGGCATTTGGTGACTGGTTCTTTGAACGAGATCTCCGCCGAGAGCCGGTCAAACTACAAGATTTGCCACAAATATGTCGTCCACCCCCTCAACCGGCTCACGGCCAACGCGAAGACCCCCAAAAACGACTCTGA